The proteins below come from a single Streptomyces spongiicola genomic window:
- a CDS encoding MarR family winged helix-turn-helix transcriptional regulator has translation MPDLSHGDDVAAVNSLRSAVMRLGRRLKHQRVDESLSPTEMSVLGTLARCGSATPGELARKEHVQPPSMTRIVALLESKGLVRLEPHPEDRRQKVVSQTERAEAMLEESRRKRNAWLSTLAEGLDEEEWAKLRAAAPVLEKLAHL, from the coding sequence ATGCCTGACCTGTCCCACGGCGACGACGTCGCCGCCGTGAACTCACTGCGCTCGGCCGTCATGAGGCTGGGCCGGCGCCTGAAGCACCAGCGCGTCGACGAATCGCTGAGCCCCACCGAGATGTCGGTGCTCGGCACCCTGGCCCGCTGCGGCTCGGCCACCCCGGGTGAGCTGGCCCGCAAGGAGCACGTCCAGCCGCCGTCGATGACCCGCATCGTGGCACTGCTGGAGTCCAAGGGACTGGTCCGGCTCGAGCCGCATCCCGAGGACCGCCGGCAGAAGGTGGTCAGCCAGACCGAGCGGGCCGAGGCCATGCTCGAGGAGTCCCGCCGCAAGCGGAACGCCTGGCTGTCCACGCTCGCCGAGGGCCTGGACGAGGAGGAGTGGGCCAAGCTGCGCGCGGCCGCCCCCGTACTGGAGAAGCTCGCGCACCTGTAA
- the tgmC gene encoding ATP-grasp peptide maturase system methyltransferase gives MTEPDVDRVAARLRQQLADQLAAAGRLHSPGWRAAVEAVPRHELVPRFYAETDAPGLTTWVPITPELVGLDEWLRLAYADETLITQFGGREIDWADPQPVSNAHPTSSSTLPSLVVRMLEDLRVEDDHTVTEYGTGTGYSTALTCHHLGDVRVTSVETDPHVGARARTNLARCGYRPRLLIGDGLNGAPGCPPADRTIATMGVRSIPAAWVRQTRPGGLIVATLRGWMRSLGLVRLTVEDGHTAHGRFLSRDPSFMIARQQDAPESLGMLPAPDEGTNRDTRYGPEVLTAPDSGFVAQLALPHARYFSMPTDDGTVNTYVLDAGNGAFAVLTPDGEGWTVRQGGPVLLWDAVEQALAPWHAAGSPDPTEFGLTVTPDAQHVWLGAPDGPSWRLPA, from the coding sequence ATGACCGAACCTGATGTCGACCGTGTCGCGGCCAGGCTGCGGCAGCAACTCGCCGACCAGCTCGCCGCCGCAGGCCGGCTCCACTCGCCCGGCTGGCGTGCCGCCGTCGAGGCCGTCCCCCGGCATGAGCTGGTCCCCCGGTTCTACGCCGAGACCGACGCGCCGGGGCTCACCACGTGGGTGCCCATCACGCCCGAACTCGTCGGCCTCGACGAGTGGCTACGGCTGGCCTACGCCGACGAGACGCTGATCACGCAGTTCGGCGGCCGCGAAATCGACTGGGCCGACCCGCAGCCCGTCAGCAACGCGCACCCGACCTCATCCTCGACCCTTCCCTCACTGGTCGTACGAATGCTGGAAGACCTGCGAGTCGAGGACGACCACACGGTGACGGAGTACGGGACGGGCACCGGCTACTCAACCGCACTCACTTGTCACCACCTCGGCGACGTCCGCGTCACCTCCGTCGAGACCGACCCGCACGTCGGTGCACGCGCCCGCACGAACCTCGCCCGCTGCGGCTACCGCCCCCGGCTGCTGATCGGCGACGGACTCAACGGCGCCCCCGGCTGCCCGCCGGCCGACCGCACCATCGCCACCATGGGCGTGCGCAGCATCCCCGCGGCATGGGTGCGGCAGACCCGCCCCGGCGGGCTGATCGTCGCAACGCTCCGCGGCTGGATGCGGTCTCTCGGCCTCGTACGACTGACCGTCGAGGACGGGCACACCGCGCACGGCCGGTTCCTTTCCAGGGACCCGAGTTTCATGATCGCTCGACAGCAGGACGCACCGGAAAGCCTCGGAATGCTCCCGGCACCGGACGAAGGCACCAACCGCGACACCCGTTACGGCCCCGAGGTTCTGACCGCGCCCGACAGCGGGTTCGTCGCTCAGCTCGCGTTGCCGCACGCCCGCTACTTCTCCATGCCCACCGACGACGGCACGGTGAACACGTACGTGCTCGACGCCGGCAACGGCGCATTCGCCGTCCTCACCCCGGACGGCGAGGGGTGGACCGTACGGCAGGGCGGCCCGGTGCTGCTGTGGGACGCCGTCGAGCAGGCACTCGCCCCGTGGCACGCCGCCGGCTCCCCCGACCCCACCGAGTTCGGTCTCACCGTCACCCCGGACGCGCAACACGTCTGGCTCGGCGCCCCCGACGGCCCGAGCTGGCGCCTGCCTGCGTAG
- the tgmB gene encoding ATP-grasp ribosomal peptide maturase has protein sequence MTTEPRPVLVVTNLDDPTADLVIAELHGRGVPVVRLDSGDFPATLSCSAYIGGDTARWGGSVATPTRVAELGGVRALYYRRPSGFAFPHLDPQDARFAVAQARYGLGGVLASLPDCRYVNHPNRIGDAEYKPAGLAAAAACGFTLPPTLITNRPDDARAFIKDQGPVIFKPLTVPLYLVDGKAQTLPVAEVTADEIDEGVSGTMHLFQARTDKAADVRVTVIGEQIFAVRIDCDLLDWRTDYSTHTYTPITTPPAVARAIRSYLVHFGLVFGAFDFTLSASGEWTFIECNPSGQWAWLEPPTGLPLTAALADLLERGTHDRT, from the coding sequence GTGACCACCGAACCCCGTCCGGTACTGGTCGTCACCAACCTTGACGACCCGACCGCGGATCTCGTGATCGCCGAGTTGCACGGCCGGGGTGTCCCGGTCGTGCGGCTCGACTCCGGAGACTTCCCCGCAACCCTGTCGTGCTCCGCCTACATCGGCGGAGACACGGCACGGTGGGGCGGAAGCGTGGCGACCCCGACCCGCGTCGCCGAACTTGGCGGCGTACGGGCGCTGTACTACCGGCGCCCGTCCGGGTTCGCCTTCCCGCACCTCGACCCGCAGGACGCCCGCTTCGCCGTCGCGCAAGCCCGCTACGGACTCGGCGGCGTACTCGCCTCCCTGCCTGACTGCCGCTACGTCAACCACCCCAACCGCATCGGCGACGCCGAGTACAAGCCCGCCGGCCTCGCCGCCGCGGCAGCGTGCGGCTTCACCCTGCCGCCCACGCTCATCACGAACCGACCCGACGACGCGCGCGCCTTCATCAAGGATCAGGGCCCGGTCATCTTCAAACCGCTGACCGTGCCGCTCTACCTCGTCGACGGCAAGGCGCAGACCCTGCCCGTCGCCGAGGTCACCGCCGATGAGATCGACGAAGGCGTTTCCGGCACCATGCACCTGTTCCAGGCGCGCACGGACAAGGCAGCCGACGTTCGCGTGACCGTGATCGGCGAGCAGATATTCGCGGTACGCATCGACTGCGACCTGCTCGACTGGCGCACCGACTACAGCACTCACACCTACACGCCGATCACGACGCCACCGGCCGTTGCGCGCGCGATCCGCTCGTACCTGGTGCATTTCGGTCTCGTCTTCGGCGCGTTCGACTTCACCCTGTCCGCATCCGGCGAGTGGACGTTCATCGAGTGCAACCCGTCGGGACAGTGGGCATGGTTGGAACCGCCGACCGGCCTGCCCCTGACCGCGGCCCTCGCTGACCTACTGGAACGAGGTACCCATGACCGAACCTGA
- the tgmA gene encoding putative ATP-grasp-modified RiPP — protein MFNHADRFPTGSPLPQGHMTPVPWALRRLAPYPAVEAPQYARVELDARTQTARYLDAAGTVVMAPGHGTSSGTNPPTGTTGQGDRNSDSPDSDTGNDTDQ, from the coding sequence ATGTTCAACCACGCAGACCGATTCCCTACCGGCAGCCCCTTGCCTCAAGGGCACATGACCCCCGTGCCGTGGGCACTGCGCAGGCTGGCCCCGTACCCGGCGGTCGAGGCCCCGCAGTACGCCCGCGTCGAACTGGACGCCCGCACACAGACCGCCCGTTACCTCGACGCCGCGGGCACGGTCGTGATGGCGCCGGGGCACGGCACCTCGTCGGGCACCAACCCGCCCACCGGCACGACTGGGCAAGGTGACCGCAACAGCGACTCGCCCGACAGCGACACGGGGAACGACACCGACCAGTGA
- a CDS encoding DUF7848 domain-containing protein encodes MIRRVFRYVPFTIEQDQTAEPEYAVRCVSGDDAECGAESGTHSGPGPVEEWQRKHTQETGHRRYRRNFGDYAVMRPPAEPAGLTPAGGGTT; translated from the coding sequence GTGATCCGGCGCGTGTTCCGGTACGTCCCGTTCACGATCGAGCAGGACCAGACGGCAGAGCCCGAGTACGCGGTGCGATGTGTGTCCGGCGATGATGCCGAGTGCGGCGCGGAGTCCGGGACGCACAGCGGGCCGGGGCCGGTCGAGGAGTGGCAGCGCAAGCACACGCAGGAGACGGGGCACCGTCGCTACCGCCGGAACTTCGGCGACTACGCGGTGATGCGGCCCCCGGCGGAACCGGCCGGACTCACGCCGGCGGGCGGGGGTACGACGTGA
- a CDS encoding helix-turn-helix domain-containing protein produces the protein MSLVRVLCVIACSHLGREVRTLNRSGAIPTEAEYQGVEQVSEEADQAREPANGAAYFGEEVKALREALGLSQEKFADRLHYQQAQVSKVENGTVLASEAFAEAMDRVAGTPGTYARLRAKLSKQGHPEWFVPYIALEESSSGITDYSCTFLMGLLQTPEYAAAVIRAAFPRETEDQIKDRVELRIRRQAVIERDEPPLLWVVIHEAVLRTCVGGLSVMIAQLEHLAVQMESPHVTVQVLPYKAGASPSHLPFTLLALNSAPHAVYTETPTHGGQVDDTPSVVAKAVGMFDRLRMAALSEEESLALVRKIMEDHAK, from the coding sequence GTGTCGCTTGTCCGCGTGCTCTGCGTGATTGCCTGCTCACACCTTGGCCGCGAAGTGCGTACGCTCAACAGGTCTGGAGCCATTCCGACGGAAGCGGAATACCAGGGAGTTGAACAGGTGAGCGAGGAAGCCGACCAGGCACGAGAGCCCGCGAACGGTGCCGCGTACTTCGGGGAGGAGGTGAAGGCGTTACGGGAAGCGTTGGGACTGTCTCAAGAGAAGTTCGCCGACAGGCTCCACTACCAGCAAGCACAGGTCAGCAAGGTCGAGAACGGCACCGTGCTTGCCTCAGAAGCGTTCGCGGAAGCCATGGACCGAGTAGCCGGCACGCCAGGCACGTACGCCCGTCTACGCGCCAAGCTCAGCAAGCAGGGGCACCCGGAATGGTTCGTGCCGTACATCGCCCTTGAGGAGTCCTCAAGCGGGATCACGGACTACTCGTGCACCTTCCTCATGGGCCTGTTGCAGACTCCGGAGTACGCCGCCGCCGTCATCCGCGCCGCTTTCCCACGAGAAACAGAGGATCAGATCAAAGACCGTGTGGAGCTACGCATAAGGCGGCAGGCCGTCATAGAGCGTGACGAACCACCGCTCTTGTGGGTCGTGATCCACGAGGCCGTCTTGCGTACGTGCGTCGGTGGCCTATCCGTCATGATCGCGCAACTTGAACACTTGGCGGTGCAGATGGAATCACCGCACGTCACGGTTCAAGTGCTCCCGTACAAAGCGGGTGCCTCGCCCAGCCACTTGCCGTTTACCCTGCTCGCGTTGAACAGCGCACCCCACGCGGTCTACACCGAGACCCCCACCCATGGTGGTCAAGTGGACGACACGCCTAGCGTGGTAGCGAAAGCCGTCGGCATGTTCGACCGGCTTCGTATGGCGGCACTGTCCGAGGAAGAGTCGCTAGCCCTGGTTCGCAAGATCATGGAGGATCACGCCAAATGA
- a CDS encoding DUF397 domain-containing protein, producing the protein MSATPDPQLIRWVKSTRSGGEGQCIQWAPDHARATGEFLVRDSKDPNGPHLTLTREGFAGLVEFAKHHG; encoded by the coding sequence ATGAGCGCCACCCCCGACCCTCAGCTCATACGCTGGGTCAAGAGCACCCGCAGCGGCGGCGAGGGACAGTGCATCCAATGGGCCCCCGACCACGCGCGCGCCACGGGAGAGTTCCTGGTCCGTGACAGCAAGGACCCGAACGGCCCGCACCTGACCCTGACCCGTGAGGGGTTCGCCGGTCTCGTGGAATTCGCCAAGCACCACGGGTGA
- a CDS encoding NCS2 family permease has product MPPTATAPDDVRQPQRPDSDSRAPGRLDRYFRISERGSTIAREVRGGFATFFAMAYIVVLNPIILGSAEDMYGNQLDGGQLVTATVLTAAFSTLLMGVIGNVPIALAAGLGVNTVVALQLAPRMSWPDAMGMVVLAGFVVMLLVATGLRERVMNAVPLGLRKGIAIGIGLFIMLIGLVDSGFVSRIPDAANTVVPLQLGLTGHLSGWPVLVFVLGTLLTLALIIRKVPGAILLSIVAMTVVAVVIQLIAQLPGRAWGLTVPEWPGNPVATPDFGLVGQVSLFGGFGKVGLLTGALFVFTVLLSCFFDAMGTILGVGDEAKLLDEKGEFPGINRVLIVDGVAVAAGGATSSSANTCFVESTAGVGEGARTGLASVVTGGLFAAALFLTPLATMVPSQAATPALLAVGFLILAGSIKDIDWSDFTIAVPAFLAMVMMPFTYSITNGIGIGFIAFSVLRLAAGRGREVPVPMYVVSAVFVFAYAMPALGLT; this is encoded by the coding sequence ATGCCCCCCACGGCCACCGCGCCCGATGACGTCCGGCAGCCGCAGCGGCCCGACTCGGACTCCCGTGCCCCCGGCCGGCTCGACCGCTACTTCAGGATCTCCGAGCGCGGCTCCACGATCGCCCGTGAGGTCCGCGGCGGCTTCGCCACCTTCTTCGCCATGGCGTACATCGTCGTGCTGAACCCGATCATCCTCGGCAGCGCCGAGGACATGTACGGGAACCAGCTCGACGGCGGCCAGCTGGTCACCGCCACCGTGCTCACCGCCGCCTTCTCGACGCTCCTCATGGGCGTCATCGGCAACGTCCCGATCGCCCTGGCGGCCGGGCTCGGCGTGAACACCGTCGTCGCGCTCCAGCTCGCCCCGCGCATGAGCTGGCCCGACGCCATGGGCATGGTGGTCCTCGCCGGTTTCGTCGTCATGCTGCTGGTGGCGACGGGCCTGCGCGAACGGGTCATGAACGCGGTGCCCCTCGGCCTCCGCAAGGGCATCGCGATCGGTATCGGCCTGTTCATCATGCTGATCGGCCTCGTCGACTCCGGCTTCGTCTCCCGCATCCCGGACGCCGCCAACACCGTCGTCCCGCTCCAGCTCGGGCTCACCGGCCACCTCTCCGGCTGGCCCGTCCTGGTGTTCGTCCTCGGTACGCTGCTCACGCTGGCGCTGATCATCCGCAAGGTGCCCGGTGCCATCCTGCTCTCCATCGTCGCGATGACGGTGGTGGCCGTCGTCATCCAGCTGATCGCCCAGCTCCCCGGCCGGGCGTGGGGCCTGACCGTGCCGGAGTGGCCGGGCAACCCCGTCGCCACGCCGGACTTCGGGCTCGTCGGGCAGGTCAGCCTGTTCGGCGGGTTCGGGAAGGTCGGCCTGCTCACCGGTGCGCTGTTCGTCTTCACCGTGCTGCTGTCGTGCTTCTTCGACGCGATGGGCACCATCCTCGGCGTCGGCGACGAGGCGAAGCTTCTCGACGAGAAGGGCGAGTTCCCCGGCATCAACCGGGTGCTCATCGTCGACGGCGTCGCCGTCGCCGCCGGCGGCGCCACCTCCTCCTCCGCCAACACCTGTTTCGTCGAGTCCACGGCGGGCGTCGGCGAGGGCGCGCGCACCGGCCTCGCGTCGGTCGTCACGGGCGGGCTCTTCGCGGCGGCGCTGTTCCTGACGCCGCTGGCGACGATGGTCCCGTCCCAGGCGGCGACGCCCGCGCTGCTCGCGGTCGGCTTCCTGATCCTCGCGGGGTCGATCAAGGACATCGACTGGAGCGACTTCACCATCGCCGTTCCGGCGTTCCTGGCGATGGTGATGATGCCGTTCACCTACTCGATCACCAACGGCATCGGCATCGGCTTCATCGCCTTCAGCGTGTTGCGGCTGGCGGCGGGCCGCGGCCGCGAGGTGCCGGTCCCGATGTACGTGGTCTCCGCGGTCTTCGTCTTCGCCTACGCGATGCCGGCGCTGGGCCTCACCTGA
- a CDS encoding DUF2530 domain-containing protein, with protein sequence MAKWTPKHEAPEPLEGPVVATITGGTILWFALFVVQVPFYGWFADRGLDWWVWTCLAGGGLGLLGIWYVRKRDAAIRRAEAASHGSG encoded by the coding sequence ATGGCGAAGTGGACCCCCAAGCACGAGGCACCCGAGCCCCTGGAGGGGCCGGTCGTCGCCACGATCACCGGCGGCACGATCCTCTGGTTCGCCCTCTTCGTGGTCCAGGTCCCCTTCTACGGCTGGTTCGCCGATCGCGGGCTGGACTGGTGGGTGTGGACCTGCCTGGCCGGCGGCGGGCTGGGCCTCCTCGGCATCTGGTACGTACGCAAGCGCGACGCGGCCATCAGACGCGCCGAGGCCGCGTCCCACGGCTCCGGCTGA
- a CDS encoding HAD-IC family P-type ATPase, translating into MTQRSETSSDGAEPRGGPVIDAGAELDPVHPVPPPVRHRPGGLSADEVAERIARGEVNDVPVRSSRSAVDIVRGNVFTRFNAIIGVLWVIMFLVAPFQDTLFGFVILANTGIGIIQELRAKKTLDGLAVIGEAKPTVRRDGVAAEVSTSEIVLGDLIELGPGDKVVVDGEVAEADGLEVDESLLTGEADPVLKKRGDRMMSGSFVVAGGGAFTATKVGREAYAAQLAEEASRFTLVHSELRSGISTILKYVTWMMVPTALGLIVSQLVTKGDNVKDSVARTVGGIVPMIPEGLVLLTSVAFAIGVIRLGRKQCLVQELPAIEGLARVDVVCLDKTGTLTEGGMDVAELRMLDGCDEDRVRTVLRALGESDPRPNASLQAIIEACPDREEWRCTESLPFSSARKYSGAAFSEGDGRSSTWLLGAPDVLLPPGAPVLREVDGLNEQGLRVLLLARAAGGLDAPDVTAGARPTALVVLQQRLRPDAADTLRYFEEQDVAAKVISGDNAVSVSAVAGKLGLPGAATAVDARRLPAEREAMAAELAANAVFGRVTPQQKRDMVGALQSRGHTVAMTGDGVNDVLALKDADIGVSMGSGSEATKAVAQIVLLNNSFATLPSVVAEGRRVIGNITRVATLFLTKTVYSVLLAVLVVCSQVEYPFLPRHLTLLSTLTIGVPAFFLALAPNKERARPHFVRRVMRHAIPAGIVAAGATFTTYLLARHHYSGPGALAAETSAATLTLFLVALWVLAIVARPYTWWRVCLVAAMGLGFLIVLAVPWLQDFFALRLVGTTMPWAAVAVAAAAAAVLESAWRWVDRRFPA; encoded by the coding sequence ATGACTCAGCGGTCGGAGACCAGCAGCGACGGAGCCGAGCCGCGCGGCGGCCCCGTGATCGACGCGGGGGCGGAGCTCGACCCCGTACACCCCGTACCGCCGCCCGTGCGGCACCGGCCGGGCGGGCTGAGCGCCGACGAGGTCGCCGAACGCATCGCACGCGGCGAGGTCAACGACGTCCCCGTACGCAGCAGCCGCTCCGCCGTCGACATCGTCCGGGGCAACGTGTTCACCCGCTTCAACGCGATCATCGGCGTGCTCTGGGTGATCATGTTCCTGGTCGCGCCGTTCCAGGACACCCTGTTCGGCTTCGTCATCCTCGCCAACACCGGCATCGGCATCATCCAGGAGCTGCGCGCCAAGAAGACCCTCGACGGGCTCGCCGTGATCGGCGAGGCGAAGCCGACCGTGCGCCGCGACGGTGTCGCCGCCGAGGTGTCCACCTCCGAGATCGTGCTCGGCGACCTCATCGAACTCGGCCCCGGCGACAAGGTCGTGGTCGACGGCGAGGTCGCCGAGGCCGACGGTCTCGAGGTGGACGAGTCCCTGCTGACCGGTGAGGCCGACCCGGTCCTCAAGAAGCGCGGTGACCGGATGATGTCCGGCAGCTTCGTCGTCGCCGGCGGCGGCGCCTTCACCGCCACCAAGGTCGGCCGGGAGGCCTACGCCGCCCAGCTCGCCGAGGAGGCCTCCCGCTTCACCCTCGTCCACTCCGAGCTGCGCTCCGGCATCTCCACGATCCTCAAGTACGTCACCTGGATGATGGTCCCGACCGCCCTCGGGCTCATCGTCAGCCAGCTCGTCACCAAGGGCGACAACGTCAAGGACTCGGTCGCCCGCACGGTCGGCGGCATCGTGCCGATGATCCCCGAGGGCCTCGTCCTGCTCACCTCCGTCGCCTTCGCGATCGGCGTCATCCGGCTCGGCCGCAAGCAGTGCCTCGTTCAGGAGCTTCCCGCGATCGAGGGACTCGCCCGGGTCGACGTGGTGTGCCTGGACAAGACCGGCACGCTCACCGAGGGCGGCATGGACGTCGCCGAGCTGCGCATGCTGGACGGCTGCGACGAGGACCGCGTACGCACCGTCCTCCGTGCGCTCGGCGAGTCCGACCCGCGGCCCAACGCCTCCCTCCAGGCGATCATCGAGGCCTGTCCGGACCGGGAGGAGTGGCGCTGCACCGAGTCCCTGCCGTTCTCGTCCGCCAGGAAGTACAGCGGCGCCGCGTTCAGCGAGGGCGACGGGCGGAGTTCGACCTGGCTGCTCGGGGCCCCCGACGTACTGCTGCCGCCGGGCGCGCCCGTGCTGCGCGAGGTCGACGGCCTCAACGAGCAGGGCCTGCGGGTGCTGCTGCTGGCCCGAGCCGCGGGCGGACTCGACGCCCCGGACGTCACGGCGGGCGCCCGGCCCACCGCGCTGGTCGTCCTTCAGCAGCGGCTGCGGCCCGACGCGGCCGACACCCTGCGCTACTTCGAGGAGCAGGACGTCGCGGCGAAGGTCATCTCGGGCGACAACGCCGTCTCGGTCAGCGCCGTCGCCGGCAAGCTCGGCCTGCCGGGGGCGGCCACCGCCGTGGACGCGCGCAGGCTTCCGGCCGAACGGGAGGCGATGGCAGCCGAGCTGGCCGCCAACGCCGTCTTCGGCCGGGTCACCCCGCAGCAGAAGCGGGACATGGTCGGCGCGCTCCAGTCACGCGGCCACACGGTCGCGATGACCGGCGACGGCGTCAACGACGTCCTCGCGCTCAAGGACGCCGACATCGGCGTCTCGATGGGGTCGGGTTCCGAGGCGACGAAGGCCGTCGCGCAGATCGTGCTCCTCAACAACAGCTTCGCCACGCTGCCGTCGGTGGTCGCCGAGGGCCGCCGTGTCATCGGCAACATCACCCGGGTCGCCACGCTCTTCCTCACCAAGACGGTGTACTCGGTGCTGCTGGCGGTCCTGGTGGTCTGCTCCCAGGTCGAGTACCCCTTCCTGCCCCGGCACCTGACCCTGCTGTCCACGCTGACGATCGGCGTCCCGGCGTTCTTCCTGGCCCTCGCGCCCAACAAGGAGCGCGCCAGGCCCCACTTCGTGCGCCGGGTCATGAGGCACGCGATCCCGGCCGGGATCGTCGCGGCGGGCGCGACCTTCACGACGTACCTCCTCGCCCGGCACCACTACAGCGGGCCCGGTGCCCTGGCCGCCGAGACCAGCGCGGCGACACTGACCCTGTTCCTGGTCGCCCTGTGGGTCCTGGCGATCGTCGCCCGCCCCTACACCTGGTGGCGCGTGTGCCTGGTCGCCGCCATGGGACTGGGCTTCCTGATCGTCCTCGCGGTGCCCTGGCTTCAGGACTTCTTCGCCCTGCGGCTGGTGGGTACGACGATGCCCTGGGCGGCGGTCGCCGTCGCCGCGGCGGCCGCGGCGGTGCTGGAGTCCGCCTGGCGTTGGGTGGACCGCCGCTTCCCGGCGTAG